A portion of the Aphelocoma coerulescens isolate FSJ_1873_10779 chromosome 1, UR_Acoe_1.0, whole genome shotgun sequence genome contains these proteins:
- the RAB6A gene encoding ras-related protein Rab-6A isoform X4 has product MSSGGDFGNPLRKFKLVFLGEQSVGKTSLITRFMYDSFDNTYQATIGIDFLSKTMYLEDRTIRLQLWDTAGQERFRSLIPSYIRDSAAAVVVYDITSRYFVRLQLWDTAGQERFRSLIPSYIRDSTVAVVVYDITNVNSFQQTTKWIDDVRTERGSDVIIMLVGNKTDLADKRQVSIEEGERKAKELNVMFIETSAKAGYNVKQLFRRVAAALPGMESTQDKSREDMIDIKLEKPQEQPVSEGGCSC; this is encoded by the exons tGGGGAAGACTTCCTTGATCACCAGGTTCATGTATGACAGCTTTGACAACACCTACCAG GCAACAATTGGCATTGACTTCTTATCAAAAACCATGTACTTGGAGGATCGAACA ATCAGGTTGCAGCTGTGGGATACTGCGGGTCAGGAACGTTTCCGTAGCCTCATTCCCAGTTACATCCGtgactctgctgctgctgtagtaGTTTACGATATCACAAGTAGGTATTTT GTACGGTTGCAATTATGGGACACAGCAGGTCAAGAGCGGTTCAGGAGCTTGATTCCTAGCTACATTCGTGACTCCACTGTTGCAGTTGTTGTTTATGATATCACAA ATGTAAACTCCTTCCAGCAAACCACAAAGTGGATCGATGATGTCAGAACGGAACGGGGCAGCGATGTCATCATCATGCTGGTGGGAAATAAAACAGATCTAGCAGATAAGAG ACAAGTGTCCATcgaggaaggagaaaggaaagccaAAGAGTTGAATGTAATGTTCATTGAAACTAGTGCAAAAGCAGGATACAATGTAAAACAG CTTTTCCGACGCGTGGCAGCTGCCTTGCCTGGGATGGAAAGCACACAAGACAAAAGTAGAGAAGACA TGATTGACATAAAACTGGAAAAGCCTCAAGAGCAGCCTGTCAGTGAAGGAGGCTGTTCCTGCTAA
- the RAB6A gene encoding ras-related protein Rab-6A isoform X3: MYDSFDNTYQATIGIDFLSKTMYLEDRTIRLQLWDTAGQERFRSLIPSYIRDSAAAVVVYDITNVNSFQQTTKWIDDVRTERGSDVIIMLVGNKTDLADKRQVSIEEGERKAKELNVMFIETSAKAGYNVKQLFRRVAAALPGMESTQDKSREDMIDIKLEKPQEQPVSEGGCSC; this comes from the exons ATGTATGACAGCTTTGACAACACCTACCAG GCAACAATTGGCATTGACTTCTTATCAAAAACCATGTACTTGGAGGATCGAACA ATCAGGTTGCAGCTGTGGGATACTGCGGGTCAGGAACGTTTCCGTAGCCTCATTCCCAGTTACATCCGtgactctgctgctgctgtagtaGTTTACGATATCACAA ATGTAAACTCCTTCCAGCAAACCACAAAGTGGATCGATGATGTCAGAACGGAACGGGGCAGCGATGTCATCATCATGCTGGTGGGAAATAAAACAGATCTAGCAGATAAGAG ACAAGTGTCCATcgaggaaggagaaaggaaagccaAAGAGTTGAATGTAATGTTCATTGAAACTAGTGCAAAAGCAGGATACAATGTAAAACAG CTTTTCCGACGCGTGGCAGCTGCCTTGCCTGGGATGGAAAGCACACAAGACAAAAGTAGAGAAGACA TGATTGACATAAAACTGGAAAAGCCTCAAGAGCAGCCTGTCAGTGAAGGAGGCTGTTCCTGCTAA